One part of the Anser cygnoides isolate HZ-2024a breed goose chromosome 9, Taihu_goose_T2T_genome, whole genome shotgun sequence genome encodes these proteins:
- the LOC125184459 gene encoding nucleolar protein 58-like — translation MSRVLIYSSSFQRANEMLSLFIHILQGLTILKNGSSSSKEITNTISWLTPWFLANAAGVDNGAQSLLLPLRASCIHHVMCDGEKEREGRPKGDGELGGRRRRQKSWKRRRKKEKRKRKRKKNGRRREKEEKEEKKEEKEKEKEKEKEKEKEKEKEKEKEKEKEKEKEKEKEKEKEKEKEKEKEKEKKSPLGARSRYWN, via the coding sequence ATGAGCCGGGTCTTGATCTATAGCTCCAGCTTCCAAAGAGCAAAtgaaatgctttctcttttcatccaCATCCTGCAAGGACTGACCATCCTGAAAAATGGGAGCTCCTCCTCGAAGGAGATTACCAACACGATTTCCTGGCTGACACCCTGGTTTCTGGCCAATGCTGCTGGTGTGGATAATGGTGCCCAAAGCCTGCTCTTGCCTTTGAGAGCCTCCTGCATCCACCATGTGATGTGTgatggggagaaggaaagggaggggagaCCAAAGGGAGATGGTGAGTtagggggaaggaggaggaggcagaagagctggaagagaaggagaaagaaggagaagaggaaaaggaagagaaagaagaatgggagaagaagggaaaaggaggaaaaggaggagaagaaggaggagaaggagaaggagaaggagaaggagaaggagaaggagaaggagaaggagaaggagaaggagaaggagaaggagaaggagaaggagaaggagaaggagaaggagaaggagaaggagaaggagaaggagaaggagaaggagaaggagaagaaatctCCTCTGGGAGCAAGAAGCAGATACTGGAATTGA